Proteins encoded within one genomic window of Triticum aestivum cultivar Chinese Spring chromosome 2D, IWGSC CS RefSeq v2.1, whole genome shotgun sequence:
- the LOC123048858 gene encoding alpha-copaene synthase, with translation MAASLKPTPAILLSRPCSISTGGNYSSRLPLQPSPRPRFPHVQASPATEATPTSRVEHETRDTYNHVASAGVAAAPKTLSRYEPSLWGDYFLDYEPKPLQRSEKWMIARAHKLKEDINMLFESCKCTVERITLLDSVQRLGIDHHFKKQVDIALSQITEDEFSSSSLHHVALRFGLLRKHGLWVSADVFNKFKNEDGSFRKDITNDPKGLLCLYNAAHLLVHGEPSLEEAISFTKHHLELMRDTLKSPLDEQVKRALRVPLPRTLKRVETLHYISEYMHEERHNPTLLELAKLEFNLLQHVHLKELKYLTKWWRDLYTCVGLNYARDRLVEGYLWCYAIYHEKEFAFSRIFLTKQLMLISLMDDTYDARATIEECRQLNATIQRWDERATSLLPDYLKRFYTELLRIFKDATSEVAICDTYHVAYARKAFQDLSAYYLQEAEWLHQNHKPSFKDHLSLSAMSIGSPTICVGLMVGMGDPVTREAFEWAAGYPKVAIACGKIARLMDDIAAFKGGKAKGDMASSIECYMVEHSVTSEVAISKILSLLEDEWRTLNQAHFEHHSHLLVVQRIINFANSMLVFYAGKDAYTFSINLKETVESLFVKPIPM, from the exons ATGGCAGCGAGTTTGAAGCCAACGCCGGCAATCCTACTCAGCAGGCCCTGCTCTATCTCAACCGGTGGCAACTACTCCTCTCGTCTCCCTCTCCAACCGTCTCCCAGGCCCCGCTTTCCCCATGTCCAAGCATCACCTGCCACGGAAGCTACGCCGACCTCTAGAGTTGAACACGAAACAAGAGATACATACAACCATGTGGCCTCTGCTGGCGTTGCCGCTGCTCCCAAGACGCTGTCCAGGTACGAGCCCTCTCTGTGGGGTGACTACTTCCTCGACTACGAGCCAAAACCACTGCAG AGGTCAGAAAAATGGATGATTGCAAGAGCTCATAAATTAAAGGAGGACATCAACATGTTGTTTGAGAGTTGCAAGTGCACGGTGGAAAGAATAACCTTATTGGACAGTGTCCAACGTCTCGGAATAGACCATCACTTTAAGAAACAGGTTGATATCGCGTTAAGTCAAATTACCGAGGATGAATTCAGTAGCTCTAGCCTCCATCACGTTGCCCTCCGGTTTGGCTTGCTTCGAAAACATGGTCTTTGGGTGTCTGCAG ATGTTTTCAACAAATTTAAGAATGAAGATGGGAGCTTTAGGAAAGATATTACCAATGACCCAAAGGGACTTTTATGTCTATACAACGCAGCCCATCTTCTTGTTCATGGTGAGCCATCATTGGAAGAAGCTATCTCATTTACAAAGCATCATCTTGAATTGATGAGGGACACTCTCAAGTCTCCTTTAGACGAGCAAGTTAAACGTGCCCTTCGCGTACCATTGCCAAGGACATTGAAAAGGGTGGAAACACTCCATTATATCTCTGAGTACATGCACGAGGAACGACATAACCCAACTCTATTGGAGCTTGCGAAGCTGGAATTTAACCTTCTACAACATGTACACTTGAAGGAACTCAAATATCTCACTAA GTGGTGGCGCGATCTGTACACGTGTGTCGGGCTAAACTATGCTCGGGACCGCCTGGTGGAGGGTTACCTTTGGTGCTATGCGATATACCATGAGAAAGAATTTGCGTTCTCAAGAATATTTCTTACCAAGCAATTGATGCTTATTTCCTTGATGGATGACACATATGATGCCCGTGCCACCATTGAGGAATGTCGACAACTAAATGCGACCATACAAAG ATGGGATGAGAGGGCCACTTCTCTTCTACCCGACTACCTTAAAAGGTTCTATACTGAACTATTGAGGATATTTAAAGATGCTACGAGTGAAGTGGCAATTTGTGACACTTACCATGTTGCCTATGCCCGAAAAGCG TTTCAAGATCTGTCTGCTTATTATCTCCAAGAAGCTGAATGGTTACACCAGAATCACAAGCCAAGCTTTAAAGATCACCTGAGTTTATCAGCCATGTCCATAGGATCACCAACGATATGTGTAGGTTTGATGGTTGGCATGGGAGATCCAGTCACAAGGGAAGCATTTGAGTGGGCAGCTGGTTACCCAAAAGTCGCCATAGCGTGCGGGAAGATAGCACGTCTAATGGATGACATTGCCGCATTCAAA GGCGGGAAGGCCAAGGGGGATATGGCAAGCTCTATAGAGTGTTACATGGTTGAGCACAGTGTCACAAGTGAGGTTGCCATTTCCAAGATCCTATCACTGCTAGAAGACGAATGGAGAACTCTAAATCAAGCTCACTTCGAACATCACTCACACCTCCTAGTGGTGCAGCGGATTATTAACTTTGCTAATAGCATGCTAGTGTTCTATGCTGGGAAAGATGCATATACCTTCAGCATAAATCTTAAGGAGACTGTTGAGAGCCTTTTTGTGAAACCCATTCCCATGTAG